Sequence from the Aquimarina sp. Aq107 genome:
ATTTGACGATTGGGGTTTTTCATTATGGTATATAGAAATTGGAGAAGATAATTATTACAATAAATTGATTACAATATATGATAATGGGAAAATCTTAAAATACTCAGAAGATAAGTTAGACGACCAATTTGGCGGATTACCTGAAGGAAAGTTTAATTTATCTGAATTTGATGGCATAGAATGTTCTAAAAATGAATTTGAAGAAAATTGGAATCGATAAACTACATAAAAGGTGATGCAACAACTCCAATAGGAAATGACAAAAAATTGATTGTTCATATCTGTAATGATATTGGTGGATGGGGAAAAGGATTTGTCTTGGCAATATCTAAAAAATGGAAAAAACCAGAACAGAAATATCGTGAATGGTATAAATCACAACAGAATTTTGAATTAGGAGAAGTTCAATTTGTCGACTTAGATTATGACTTATCAATTGCTAATATGATTGGACAACACAAAATCAAAAGATTGAAAGGACAAATTCCTATACGATATGAAGCCGTTGAAAAATGTTTATCGAAAGCAGCTGACTATTCTAAAGAAAATAATTTTTCAATTCATATGCCGAGAATTGGTTGTGGTCTTGCTGGAGGAGACTGGAATACAATTGAACAAATTATACAGAAAAAATTAATAGACAGAAATATAAAAGTGACTGTTTATGACTTTGAATAAAAAATAACGAAATGCCAACAATGTATAAAAAACATAGGGCATTTGTGTTTAACCGAAAAGCCAGTGTTTATTTGCAAAGTCGCCAAATATAAAATTTGGCATTTTCAATAAAAAAGATAAAAGCAAAATATTATATTTGGCTTAGTACCAATCCGAAACGTATCGCTTATCACCTGCCCTACGTTTCTTATACGAGACGTTAGCACATATTGAAATCAAATAATGGTATTAGGTTAGTATGAATTGGTTACGGTTAGTTTTAAAAAAGGAATTGTAATTCATCTAATTTTAAGACATAAATACCATAAATCAAGTAAATTTATAAATTATTTAATATAAAATTTCACTTATAAGTGAAATTTATTTCTATATTTACCGACTAATGAATGGAATAATACGCTTAAAACACATCAATGATTATGCAAAAGTAAGCTACTATTCAATCTGTTTAGATTATGACGATGAACCTATTGAAAGTATAGATTCTTTATTTGAATCGTTTATAAAAGAACAATCTAACAATAAAGAAAAACTAAATCATATTTTAAGTTGGTTAGCGGAAATAGGAAATAAATATGGAGCAACAACAAGATATTTTAGACCGGAACAGCTACAAGGAGAAGCTCTAGGGTTACCTCCAAGACAATTTACTAAAGAACCTGTTTATACTGAAGATGGAGCACCACTTCCAAACAATTTGAGATTATATTGTCACATGCTTAATGAAAATGTAGTCATTTTATTTTCGGGAGGAATAAAAACAGCAAAAACACCGCAAGAATGCAATAATGTAAAACATCATTTTAAGCTAGCAAACAAACTAACTAATATTATTGACCAAGCCATAAAAGAAAAAGACATTATCTGGGTTGACGAAAATTCGGATATTGATTACTCTGACGACTTAATACTTTACTATTGACCCATGAAAAAAAACAACATAATAAACGATTGGCTTACTGAAAACAAAGACCCCGAGATTGAGAAATTGGTGAGTCGTAATTTGGCAATTGCCAATAAGGTTCATAAAATTTTAAAAGAACGTAATCTTAGTGATAGTGATTTTGCCAAAATATTAGGGAAGAGACCTTCTGAAGTATCCAAATGGTTAAGCGGAACACATAATTTGACCCAAAAATCAATTATTAAAATGGAATTGGCTCTGGGTGTTCAACTTATTTACATTGAACAAGTACATAAATATGTGTATCTAGGGAAAATAGAAGGAAGTATGAAAGAGGAAATAAATAAATATACTGGTAAAAAATACAAAAAAACAATGCCAGCTTATGCAAGCTAATGAGCGAATTAAATAATAATAATATCGACCCCGAAAAAATACATCTAAAGTACATAGAAAAAGTAACTGCAACTATAGATGAATTTGAATCGCAGGAATCTAACCCTTCAATTGCTATAAATATTGCGCACGTAAGTGGTCATAGCATAGAAGAAAGTAAATATCTACTAGGTTTACAGATTGTCTTATCAACTACGGATTCACCACAAAAATTAGAATGTGAATTTAGATATAATTTTCATTTCTCAATAGAGAATCTAAATGAGATGTACAAACTTAATGAAAACAATAATCCTGTATTCAAAAAATTATTCGTTGCAACTTTAGCAGGAATTTCGTATTCAACACTAAGAGGAATTATTTTTGAAAAAACCCTTAACACTAATTGGGGTGCTTTAGCTCTTCCCGTAATTAATCCTTCTAAAATATTGGATAGTTGGATTGAAAAAAAATAACAACATGTGCTAACAATTTGTATAGTTCATTTGCTCCCTTCGGGAAGCAAACGCACCATACAATAGCCGTTACCGCACATGAAAATCAGGTCGAGTAAAAATGGAATAGTACGCAAGTATGATCTGAAAAACTGGTACGGAATCGGAATCAAAAACTGACGGAAAACTGACTCCTAAATTGAATAGTTAACCGAAATCTGAAAACCAAAACGCAACGACTGACATTACTCGGACGAAAAAATGAAAGAGTTTGCGGAATCGAAACGCAACTGCTGACAGTACTCGGACGGCTAAATGAAATGTTTTGCGGAGGATTAACTTGAATTTGAAAGCAAAACGCAATCAAAACCTACTGCGGACAGTACTCAGACGGCTAAATGAAGTGTTTTGCGGAGAATTAACGGAAAATGAAATCTTGAAAAGAAATAATTACGAAACAAAACGCAAAAACACATGCGGTAACAATATATATGTGATCATGGCTGAGATTTGGGTTTAATCGAATGGTTCTCGTATATTTATAATGGCGAAATGATTTTAAAGCTGAATTAAAGTATAAAATCTGCGCAGAAATGTCCGATGGTTAGGTAACAATTTGCCTCGCCACGACACATATATTAGACGTTACCGCACATGAAAATCAGGTCGAGTAAAAATGGAATAGTACGCAAGTATGATCTGAAAAACTGGTACGGAATCGGAATCAAAAACTGACGGAAAACTGACTCCTAAATTGAATAGTTAACCGAAATCTGAAAACCAAAACGCAACGACTGACATTACTCGGACGAAAAAATGAAAGAGTTTGCGGAATCAAAACGCAACTGCTGACAGTACTCGGACGGCTAAATGAAATGTTTTGCGGAGGATTAACTTGAATTTGAAAGCAAAACGCAATCAAAACCTACTGCGGACAGTACTCAGACGGCTAAATGAAGTGTTTTGCGGAGAATTAACGAAAAATGAAATCTTGAAAAGAAATAATTACGGAGCAAAACGCAAAAAAAACACATGCGGTAACAATATATATGTGATCATGGCTGAGATTTGGGTTTAATCGAATGGTTCTCGTATATTTATAATGGCGCAATGATTTTAAAGCTGAATTAAAGTATAAAATCTGCGCAGAAATGTCCGATGGTTAGGTAACAATTTGCCTCGCCACGACACATATATTAGACGTTGTAAGTAATTATCAAAATTCAAATAAACTAAAATGAATATAAAGTTTTTACTACTTTTTTTAATAATCATCTTGTCTAGTTGTGGTCAGAATGGAAAAACTAATAAAAGAGATACAAACGAAATCGAATATGTTTCAAATAGTGAAATTGTAGGAGGTTTTGATAGAGAAAAATATCCAATCTTGCAGGAAGCTATTCTTTTAAAAGAAGATAATTCCTTAACAGAAGCAATTGAAAAATTCAATATCGCAGAGAAAGAATATGGACCTATGATTCCTATTTACCTAAATAGAGGAGTCGTCTATCAACAAATGGGTAAATCCAAAGAATCAATCACTGATTTCGAAAAATGCCTATCATTAAATAATGAATATTACGCAGCATTAATAAATCGTGGAATTGCATATGTATATTCTAATCAATCAGAAAAAGCTTTAATCGATTTGGATAAAGCCATTGAAATCAATCCAACTGAACCAGCAACATATCTAAATAGAGCAATTGCATATAATGATTTAGGTAAGACTAAATTAGCTTGTTCCGATTACAAAAAAGCCAAATCACTTGGTTTAATGGATAAATATGGAAGTGACTCTGTTCCAAGATGGCTAAAAATAAAATGTGTATTTTAAACTACTTACAACATTATATATGAAATCAGAGCAATTTAGTGCTAGATCGAAGGGTCTTTCCTTTTTGCAAAGGCGCTGAATTTTTATAAGTTTAATAAGAAATAAAAATGCGCAGATAGATCGATTGGTTTTGGCTTACTTGCCTTGCTCCGATTCATATATTTGGCGTTATCCGTGCATTTTAGGAATCTGAAAAGCAAAACGAAAGCAACGAACGGTTAACCACCCAATGACCTGAGTTTTCTTGTGATGGTTAAGGTCTAATCGAAGAAAAAGCGATAAAAAAACCAAAATTGAGGAGGATTACGGAGTAGTAACGTGCTAAAAAATCGCTTTTTGGGCTGATCATCAGCGGAATAAAAAAAGTTCAGGTTCATTTGGTAAGGTCTGTCCCCTACTCGATGATTGCAAGGTGATCGCGAGAAGAAAAAATAAATTTGACGGAGTAATTACGCAAGTAATATCACCTTGCTTGGCAGCCTTGCTAAGGTTTGTGACTGGAAAAAAATAAACGCACGATAACAAGATATATGTGCCATAGCAGCAAAGTGATCAATCGATTGGTTGTTGTATTTTTAGTAAGGCGCAATGCTTGCAGAAAGTAAAAGTTAGCAACCAATGCGCAGAAAAGTCAAAAAGCAAGGTAACATTTTGCCCTGCTACGACACATATATAAAACGTTACAGCACATATGATGAAAAAAGAAATAATTCCAATACTGATTTGTATACTTCTGCTACTCTACTCAATCGGAATTACACTTCTGACGGATTATGTACTAAATTATAAACATTATCTAGGAATAGCTCTCATTGGAATCTCAACAATACTTTATTTCAAGAATAAAAAGATGTTTGTTTATATATTCGGATTGACATTGATACTCGGAATTATAAGCTTAATAGATATTTATTATTGGGAAATTTTATTCAGCATTGGCCCCATTAATTTCAATCCAATATTTTTGGCTTTATTAATTACATTCCTTGTTTTAAATAAAAAGCAACTAAACGAAATGTTTCCCGAAAAGAAGTTGACGGAACAAGATCTGACGAATAAGAATCTAGAAACGGAAAAACTAATTGAGAGTTATCAACGAAAGTTCCAATCAAAACCTGAATCGGAATTGAAAAGTATTGCAGATGAAAATAGCGGTTATGTGAACGAAGCAAAAACTGCAGCAAAACGCATTTTAAAAACAAAAAACGTGCTGTAACACTATATATGTGATCATAGCAGCTAATTGATTAATCAAAAGGTTCTTGTGTTTTTGGTAAGGCGCAATGCTTGCAGAAAGCAAAAGTTAGCAACCAATGCGCAGAAAAAACGAAAAGCAAGGTAACATTTTGCCCTGCTACGACACATATATTAAACGTTACCCAACATTAGACACCAATTGAAAAATAGAACAAAATATATACTTCTAGTTTTAATTATTACAGCACTTGTATTGACTGTTTATAATGATAGAAACGAATTGACTGGAACAAGTTTTGATTCTGATGAATTAAAATACGCTAAAAGATTTTTCGGAATAGGAATTTTGTGCGTCGGACTATATCTTTTCAATAAAAATTGGCGGAATTTATTGATCAAAATTATGATAGGAACATTCAGTATATCTTTAGTACTGAATTTATATATATTTCCACAGATTTATGAAAGTGTTCAGAGTAACAAAAAATATGCTGAATACTCTGAAATAAAAACTTGTGAAGAAATGGAAAAAAGATTTCTAACTGACTTAAAAAATGAAGAAATCTTTTATTTTCAATTTGGCATTGGATACGATATTGAATTAGCAAAGACACTTATGGAAAAGTATAAAATTGAAAGTATCGGAATGGGGTGCCTAATTCAACCTAAGATGCAATGCTATAACCAATTGGTAAATAACTACCTGAAAGAAAAATACAACGACGGAATAATTGACTATTAAGAAATAAAAAAACGTTGGGTAACAACACCTATGCGATAATGCAGGCTTTTGGTTTAGTCGAAAGGTCATTGTCTATTTGGTTTGTCGCCAAAGATTTAAATTTAGTATTTTAGAAAAGATAAAAACAAAACATAAACTTTGGCTAAGTGCTGGCTCGAAAACCAGTAATTTTCTGCTCTCGCACTACGCATAGCTAAACGTTAGGCAACATTAAAACAAACCTTGGAAAGACAACAAGCAATAGAAGAATATTCAAAAATCAAATTGACCGAACTTTCTCAAAAAGAAAGAGCTGAACAATTAGAAGTTATGACTTTAGAAGATTGGAGTGATATGGACGAATGGAATTCCTTGCCAAAATCAATTCAGAAAGAATTTGAATATGGAGTAGAAATCAAAAATCCTCAATCGGAAAAATACAACTCTGTCTTAATGATTTGGTTAAAATATAGTCTTCAATCTGTGACCAATGAATTTCTTAGTGAGAAACTGAATATTGACACAATTATTGGAGAACCAGTAGAATTAGAATCCTGCCCTTGTTGTGGCTATAGGACAATTGGAGAACGTGGGAATTATGACATCTGTAAAGTATGTTGGTGGGAAGATGATGGACAGGATAATCAACATTCTGAACAAGTAATGGGCGGACCGAATTACGGAATAAGTTTGGTTATGGGCAGATATAATTACTTGGTTTACGGACTATATGACCCAAAACGAACGGATTTAATGGAAAAAAAAGCAGAAGAAAGAGAATATAAAAGAGGTCGAATATTTGAAATTATTGACAATGAATATCTCGTTGAAAAAGGAACTGATTGGAGATGGAAAATAACGATTGCCTAACAATGGCTATAATTAATACGGGTTTGGTTGATTAACTCAAAGTTTAGTGCTTTTAACCAAGTCCGCCAAATCTTTTGATTTGGGTTTTAAAATGAAAAAATTAAAGCAAAATAAAAAGTTTTGGCTAAGTGCTTAATCGGAAATTCAGTAATTTTAATTCCCGTACTAACCATAGCCGAGACGTTGTGGTTAATTTAAAAATAAAATTTGTGAAAAGAGTTATCTTCATATTCCTAACTCTAATTTTCGTCTGCTGTAAAAAAGAAAAAGTTGACGGAATAATAATCGGTGGCACATTGCTTACTCATCAATCTTTAGAAAGAAATCGTAAAATTGAAAAATTGATTTTACAATCACTCAAAAAAGATAAAAACTCAATAATTGAGTTAAAAAACTTCCCAAACGGAGGTGCGGCTAGTGCTTATGATTTAGGATATATAATTACTCAGATAATTTATCGAATTGGAGAAAAAGATTTCGCAAAAATACTGAGTGAAA
This genomic interval carries:
- a CDS encoding tetratricopeptide repeat protein, which encodes MNIKFLLLFLIIILSSCGQNGKTNKRDTNEIEYVSNSEIVGGFDREKYPILQEAILLKEDNSLTEAIEKFNIAEKEYGPMIPIYLNRGVVYQQMGKSKESITDFEKCLSLNNEYYAALINRGIAYVYSNQSEKALIDLDKAIEINPTEPATYLNRAIAYNDLGKTKLACSDYKKAKSLGLMDKYGSDSVPRWLKIKCVF
- a CDS encoding helix-turn-helix transcriptional regulator, translating into MKKNNIINDWLTENKDPEIEKLVSRNLAIANKVHKILKERNLSDSDFAKILGKRPSEVSKWLSGTHNLTQKSIIKMELALGVQLIYIEQVHKYVYLGKIEGSMKEEINKYTGKKYKKTMPAYAS
- a CDS encoding CPCC family cysteine-rich protein, which codes for MERQQAIEEYSKIKLTELSQKERAEQLEVMTLEDWSDMDEWNSLPKSIQKEFEYGVEIKNPQSEKYNSVLMIWLKYSLQSVTNEFLSEKLNIDTIIGEPVELESCPCCGYRTIGERGNYDICKVCWWEDDGQDNQHSEQVMGGPNYGISLVMGRYNYLVYGLYDPKRTDLMEKKAEEREYKRGRIFEIIDNEYLVEKGTDWRWKITIA
- a CDS encoding macro domain-containing protein, whose translation is MESINYIKGDATTPIGNDKKLIVHICNDIGGWGKGFVLAISKKWKKPEQKYREWYKSQQNFELGEVQFVDLDYDLSIANMIGQHKIKRLKGQIPIRYEAVEKCLSKAADYSKENNFSIHMPRIGCGLAGGDWNTIEQIIQKKLIDRNIKVTVYDFE